Part of the Caldalkalibacillus salinus genome, AGAAGCTGAGATAATGGCGCCTTCATCACCAAGGTAACCCGCATGTGCCATTCCACGTAGGGCGCCTAGTACGTAAATATTACCACTCGCTTGTATGCAACCACCAGGGTTTACATCCCCTAGTATTAGTGTATTTCCTTCTATTTCATAGACTTGTCCAGAACGTATCGTTTTTGGTATGACCTTGACATCCGCATATTCCTTGGCATGCTGTATCTGATCCTTTGTCACTAGTTCACTTTCAATTTTATTGACGACCAAGTTGCCTTTGGAACGTATCATGTCCTTGAGCTCTTGTTCCTGCTCATGGCGGAGATAGCGATAGCCAAGATGAACGGTAACCTCGATTAAAGGTCCTTTTTCAAAATGATGACGGCTCGTGTCTAATTTATCGTTGAGCTCAGCTAGTAGCTCTTGGTAGGAGCATGCATCGTCCATATGGAAGACTAGGCCATCTTTGGTGCCTTTTATGGTTACAAGCGGTTTTGTTGTCGTCATCCAAAGATCACCCCACCCCTATTGATTTCAACAGTCATGCCTATTATCCTGCTCAATCTTATTATGTATTTTCTTCTTCTTCCTTCATCTGTAATAAAATCATACGTACGGGATAAGACACAAGCAAAGCAAATATAAAGTTGAGAACTAACGTTGGAATGACTTTGTTAAAGAAGAAAAAGTCTAGTTCAACTGATACAAATCCGATCAACGTCAGCAATCCGTAAACTAAAAACTCATGCAACACGAGTGACACGAGCACTGTCGATATAATAATAATTAAACTCTGTTGAAAAACCTTAAAAGTCAATCCACTAAAGTAACCAACAAGGGCCATGGAGAACGCGTATATACCGATAACGCCACCGTAGACGACATCATAGATCAATCCAAAAAACAAACCGATAAAGAGCCCTTGAATACGCCCTAAAAATAAAGCCGAGAAAATCAGGAGCACCACAACAAAACGTGGAATCATAAGGATCTGAATCCCCCACCGGTCTGGAGAAAAGACTTGGACTATCGTACCTTCGATGACAAACAAAAAAAACATGGTCAAGAGTAAGAGAAAGTGGGTCATGCTCCCTCCTCCTCTGTGTCTTGGGTATCCTCATCTTCCTGTCCTTCTTCATCTTCTTCTGAGAGATCAAGTTCAGGGAGAAAATCACGCTCGACCACATAAACGTAATCTAACCGATCGATATTAGCCGCCGGTTTGACCAAAGCCGTTTGGGTTAATCCGTAGTCATCTGGGATAACATCGATGACTTCACCAATAAATAAACCTCGGGGCATGACACCCCCAAGTCCAGATGTGATCACTGTTTGCCCTTCTTCTAGTGGAGCATCCATCCGCACCATCCGTAGGTTTAACGCTTCACGTTCTACATCGTAACCCTCAATAATGCCTTGGACCTCCTCTTGACCCTGTACGATCGCAGACACATTAATATTGCGATTACCGTCTGTTAACAATTCAACAATAGAAGACAATTGGGATACACTTTTCACTCGTCCAACAAGGCCTTGTGGCGTGATGACAGCCATATTGGGTTCGATACCGTGTGTTTCTCCCATATTAATAGTGACATGCTGATACCAGCGATCAGGTGACCTCATAACGACTTCAGCAGGGCGTAGCTGATAGTCAGTAAGGTCTGACTCGACATCTAGTAGCTGCTGTAGACTCTCATTTTGCGCTTCTAAATCTCTGATACGAGCCATGAGTTTGGCATGTTCCTCTAGGTTTTCTTTTAAACGTTCATTTTCGGTGTACATCACTTTCATCTCATTTATGTTCTCAAAGAAACCCGCTACACTTCGAGCGGGCTTATACGTCATGTATTGAAAAAAACCGACGGTATCTCTTAAAAACTTTTCAGGCCATGTCGGATATGGGCGTTCTTTCATTGATACCCCAACAACGGCGACCATCGTAATCATACTAACCAAAAGCACAATTAACCTTTTATTTGAAAAAAAGGATGGCAACGTCTAACACCTACTTATCTCTTCATCTATAGATGTGTCTAATCATTTATATGAGGACATCATATTGTATAAAATATATTTAAATTATATACTATTTTTTTGACTTCGGGTTAAATTTGTACTCCAAGAATCTCCCTGTACCAATGGCCACACAGTCTAATGGATCTGTGGCAACAATCACAGGAATACCCGTTTCTCGTAATATAACATGGTCTAAATTATGAAGTAATGCACCGCCCCCTGTAAGCACGATACCACGGTCCATAACATCAGCAGCTAATTCGGGTGGCGCCTTTTCCAACGTGACGCGCACAGCTTCAATGATAGAATCCACTGTATCAGAGAGCGCTGAAGCTATCTCCTTCGCTGTTATCGCGATCGTCTTAGGGAGGCCCGATACAAGGTCACGTCCTCTAATCTCCATATCTAAAGACTCATCTACTTCACCGGCAGAACCAATCTCCATTTTAAGTAACTCGGATGTTCGTTCACCGATCGTGAGACTATATTTTTTACGCACGTATTGCATAATAGCATCGTCCATTTCGTCGCCTGCCACTCTAATGGATTGACTCGACACGATACCACCTAAGGAGATGATGGCCACCTCTGTCGTACCTCCACCGATATCAACGACCATACTACCTGTGGGCTCCCACACAGGTAAGTCAGCTCCGATAGCAGCTGCCAAAGGTTCTTCAATCGTTTCGACTTCCTTCGCTCCCGCTAGCTTCGTCGCTTCTTTTACTGCTCTTTTTTCAACTTCTGTTATACCATTAGGGACACACACGACGACGTTTGGCTTTTTGGAAAAAAGGGTCCGTCTTTTCTGGGCTTGGGTCATAAAATATTTCATCATTGTTGCTGTTGTATCGAAATCAGCGATAACCCCATCTTTCATGGGTCGACTAGCCACGATGCTCCCTGGGGTCCGCCCAAGCATGTTTTTAGCTGCGTTACCGACCGCTTCAATAGCCCCGGTATCGTTATTAATAGCGACAACGGACGGTTCGCGTACGATGACACCTTTTCCTTTGACATAAACCAACGTATTTGCCGTACCTAAATCAATCCCCATATCTCTCGTAAAGCCACTAAACATCTGTGCAAGCTCCCTTCTTGTTCGCTAAATCTATGAAGTATTAAATATAGCCTTTCTCTTTTAAGCTGAGGTATTGTCCGTCACCTATAATTAAGTGATCTAAGCATTCAATGCCAAGTATGTTGCCTGATTCGACTAAGCGCTGAGTCACTCGAATATCCTCTTGGCTCGGTGTCGGATCTCCGCTCGGATGGTTATGTGCCACAATGATGGAACAAGCACTCCATTTCACTGCTTCTTTGTACACTTCTCTTGGGTGGACAATGGAGGCATTGAGACTTCCAACAAACACAGGCTTTTCATAAACAACCTCATTCTTTGTGTTGAGATAAAGGCAATAAAAGATTTCCTGCTGTTCCAAAGCGATTTTTTCAATAAGATAATCAGCTACATCGTGAGGTGACCTGATGGTCTTCAATGCAGCTTGTCTCTGGGCCACTCTACGCCCCAATTCTACGCCAGCTTGTATCTGAACTGCTTTCGCTTCGCCTATGCCTTTGATACTCATGAGTTCTTGAACTGAAATTTCATTCAACCGACGAATATTACCCAAATCATTGAGTATACGACTCGCGAGTGCAAAAACAGATTCATTTTTAGTTCCTGTACGTAGTAATATAGCTAACAACTCTTGATTATTAAGGCGCGATGCACCTTCCTTGATCATCCGTTCTCTAGGACGCTCTTCCGATGGGTAGTCACGGACCATCATGCGTTGCGGTTGTTCTTTGACCGACATGATTTGTCCTCCGTTTTATCGTTAGAAATTACTTTATTGTTCGGCTTTCTCGTTGTATGCATTGTCGTTTAAACCCAATATATCGACACCAGCTTGAGATAAATAATCCGCTGTCAGGGATAAAGGTTGTCCAACCACCGTAAAGTAGTCCCCCTCTATTCGCTCAACGAACGTTGCGCCAAGACCCTGAATCGCGTAGCCTCCAGCCTTATCCATAGGCTCTTGAGTGGCCACGTACTTTATCATTTGGTCCTTGGACATAGTCTTCATAGTAACGTGTGTCGCACGATAACCGATTTTTTGTAAATGGTGATCGAGATCTATAAGCGTGAGCCCGGAATATACTGTATGTACCTTGCCTTGTAAACGGGAAAGCATTTGAATCGCTTCTTCCTCATTTTTTGGTTTTCCGAGAATCGACTGATCATCCACTACTACGGTATCAGCACCTAGCACTATACCAGTTTCGTATTGGGAAGCAACACTTTGTGCTTTTTGTTTCGCTAACGCCTGAACCACTTTATCGGGTGACCGATCAGACTGTATCACTTCTTCCACTTCACTTGGGTGGACGGTAAACGTCAATCCTAACATGTGAAGCAGATCCCTTCTACGTGGTGAGGCAGAGGCGAGTATTATTGGGCGATGTGCTCGTTCTGTTTTGGAAGGCTGATGTCTGTTCATTGTTAACTCCTAATAGAAAAGTGTTTTTATCGTCTTTAGAGTTTTCTAAACAAGTAAATAGCCAGAGCTAAGCCCAGTACACTAGCAAGGTTTAGTTTAACCTGAACAAACAGATCATATTTTAAAATATCGAGATCGGCCTTGGGCTCCCAAGTAATGGCTTGAGCCTGTCCTAAAAAAGGTAACCAAGGACTTAATAGCTCTCCGATAATACTTCCAAATAAAAGTCCAATGACGAGTAATATGAGCAATACAATTGTGTTCTTCGGCATATAAAACTCCTTGCTCCTACTTTCCCTCTAGCATCTAACACCCATAGTTTAGTTAAAGTGTAGCAGAAGGGGGAGGTCCGCACAAGATGAAATATATGTGAAAAGCACATAAAAAAACCTTGCCCTCGCTTGCTTGTTCGATACGGAGCAAGGTGTTTTGACAGGACAAAATAGATTAGTCCTTTACATTATATACCACCTGTTCAGCCTCTTGCAAATACTTCAGAGCTGCCTGTTGGACTTGCCACAAGTAACCTACATGTTGCTGTTTTTGGAACATTTCCAATGCGTTCATCGCACTGCCAAGATGTTTGACCATCACCTGATGAACACTTTGAAGTTCACCTGATGTCTCTTCTATATCTTGATTTTGCTGGAGCATGTCTCTGTGCAGGCCTCTAACGGTCTGCCATTCCTCTTCTGTCAAGGCCGAGGAAGGATCTGTGATGCCACTTGATGAAATATCACACAACGCTTGCCATAACTGTTCGCCCATTTGTATCACTTCAGGATGAGACGGGTTAGTTTGAGCAGGGTCTACACCTAAAGAAGTTAGTGCTGGTGCGACATCATGTGTACGTACATAGGTCTCTTTTCCTTTATCCTCCAGGAAATCCCCTAGTACCCGAGCCCCCTCCTGGCTGGGGCTAATGCCTACATAAAGACGATGTTGTTCGTCATGATTGAGTATCACAGCTGCTCTCCCCTCATCTCTCCATGTTTGGCTATAAGGTTGGGCTGTTTCAATATCAGAAAAAACACCGGCTTGCACCACATAAAAGCCTTGCATAGGAATAAAGCTTCCTTCACTCTGTACAGTCCTTTGTTCACTATTCCCTGTCCAAGCTAAATCACCTGATTCGGATTGGCTAAGACCTTCTCTATTCTCCCCACCTTGGTCTTGCAATGTTGGTTCTTGCTGTGTACCGGCTGTCCTTTCTTCTAATTGTGAAAAAAAGGATAGGACGGTCATGCCTAGTACAAGGCCCAGCCCTATAGCGGAAAGGGCGGTCAATACAACCTTTGAGCTACGTTGCACACGCTTTCTCATAGATTGAGAGCGCAGATGTGGCCTGCGTTTTTCACCATCTCGTCTGACAGGTAAACGAGGCCCCCACTTATAAGGCACGTCCAACTCATGTTTGTCGAGTGTTCCCCTGCCTTTAGAACTCTCAACTAAACTTAATTTTTGCGTCTTCTGTTGACTCTCGTTTTGATCTTGACGATCACTTGTCCGATACACACTAGTTCCTAATCGGAAAGACATTCGATTGCGCTGATTCTTACTCATGTCAACCCGCTCCTCTAGACTACCTTTTATTCGTAGACTATGAGACATTTACGAGATTTAGAACATGAATAAGTCAGGATGAAAGAGGCCAAATGTTATAACCTTTATTCTAATCATCACACATCATTATCCCGTTTGATACACCGCTACCCTGTTTCTGCCTCTTTGCTTCGCACCTGTATAGAGTGCCCGATCAGCGTGTCTTACTAAGCTTAGTGTGTCCTCTGCATGGTTTGGGAAAACGGCTATACCTAGGCTGACCGTTAAACGGACTTCTGTTTTTACACCCACCGTTTGTCCCGATTGTAGGTCCGCATTCACTTCTATTGACATGGTTTCAATACGCTGTCTGATGCTCTCCGCACGTGCCATTGCTTCCTGTATCTTTGTACGAGGTAAAAGGATTGTAAATTCTTCGCCACCGTATCGGGCCACGATTTCTTCTTTTTTGGTTTCCATTAATAGCTGTGATCCTAGTGCTTTTAATATTTTATTACCGGCAAGATGTCCATACTGATCATTTAATTGTTTAAAATGATCGATGTCTAGGAGGATTAATGCAAGTTGATCCCTGTGTTTCCTAGCTTGCTCAACATATTCAAACAATTGTTGTTCAAAATATCGATAATTGTATAAGCCGGTTAATTCATCACGCTCACTTTTGCGTTTGCTCTCAGCAAATTGTTCAACGTTCTTTAAGGCTATAGCCGCTTGATTAGCTAAGATCTCTACCAAAGTGACATCTTCCGGTGCATACCTATTCTCTTCTTTATGACTTAATGTCATCACGCCAGATATTTGACCTTCCGAGATGAGAGGAACAGAGAGAATCGAATTTTGATGGTGAAGAAAATCAGGTTCATTTTTAAAATGAATATCGTCCTTTTCGTGTCCAATCCTAATACTTTCTCCTTTTTCTGCTACTATCCCACTAAGACCGTCACCTATGTCCACACCGTATCGCCTAAATCTCTCACGCTCTCGTGAGGATATGTCGTCTCCAGCAATGAAAATCGGTTCGAGGTGGTTCTGGTCGTCGTTTACCTTGAAGATATAGGCATATTGAAAAGGGACGAGCTTCTCTACGGCATGCATGAACTCACTTATCACCTCGTCCATATCCAGTTTCCCGGTCATTGCATTTCCGGTATGATTAATGGCTTTAAGCTTTTCATTAACAATATCAAGCTTATTATATAAACGGAAAATAATAGAGAATGTCACAACCGGAATCATGACGTAGACAATAGCCATGATATGTAATTGACTATACAAGAGATAAATGAGTATACCTGTAGGTGTAATAATGGCCACCGGTAGGACTTCCCACCAAAAGTCTTTGCCGAACCATGCTTTGTTCATCCGTCTTATTTTGCTCTGTATAAAGTATAATAAAATATGATTAATGGCGATGTTTGTCAGCATGTAACCCATGATGGGCCACACAGGAACGGAGGGTAACCCTGTCTCATTCAATGCTGTATGTCCACCTAGAGCATGGTACACATACGCTGAACCTGCAGAAATAAATAAAAACATCGTACCGTTCACAACGTAA contains:
- a CDS encoding SPOR domain-containing protein produces the protein MSKNQRNRMSFRLGTSVYRTSDRQDQNESQQKTQKLSLVESSKGRGTLDKHELDVPYKWGPRLPVRRDGEKRRPHLRSQSMRKRVQRSSKVVLTALSAIGLGLVLGMTVLSFFSQLEERTAGTQQEPTLQDQGGENREGLSQSESGDLAWTGNSEQRTVQSEGSFIPMQGFYVVQAGVFSDIETAQPYSQTWRDEGRAAVILNHDEQHRLYVGISPSQEGARVLGDFLEDKGKETYVRTHDVAPALTSLGVDPAQTNPSHPEVIQMGEQLWQALCDISSSGITDPSSALTEEEWQTVRGLHRDMLQQNQDIEETSGELQSVHQVMVKHLGSAMNALEMFQKQQHVGYLWQVQQAALKYLQEAEQVVYNVKD
- a CDS encoding sensor domain-containing diguanylate cyclase — protein: MSKWTKWLVIYVALLSYALFFLYFYHNFDPNQYTKQDYHGMLWFFILLLLVVSFPINIKGTNIVFAQAITVALFLQFGFIVEAVLMQLAVLNVLIRIKAKTWDRYVVNGTMFLFISAGSAYVYHALGGHTALNETGLPSVPVWPIMGYMLTNIAINHILLYFIQSKIRRMNKAWFGKDFWWEVLPVAIITPTGILIYLLYSQLHIMAIVYVMIPVVTFSIIFRLYNKLDIVNEKLKAINHTGNAMTGKLDMDEVISEFMHAVEKLVPFQYAYIFKVNDDQNHLEPIFIAGDDISSRERERFRRYGVDIGDGLSGIVAEKGESIRIGHEKDDIHFKNEPDFLHHQNSILSVPLISEGQISGVMTLSHKEENRYAPEDVTLVEILANQAAIALKNVEQFAESKRKSERDELTGLYNYRYFEQQLFEYVEQARKHRDQLALILLDIDHFKQLNDQYGHLAGNKILKALGSQLLMETKKEEIVARYGGEEFTILLPRTKIQEAMARAESIRQRIETMSIEVNADLQSGQTVGVKTEVRLTVSLGIAVFPNHAEDTLSLVRHADRALYTGAKQRGRNRVAVYQTG
- the mreD gene encoding rod shape-determining protein MreD; the protein is MTHFLLLLTMFFLFVIEGTIVQVFSPDRWGIQILMIPRFVVVLLIFSALFLGRIQGLFIGLFFGLIYDVVYGGVIGIYAFSMALVGYFSGLTFKVFQQSLIIIISTVLVSLVLHEFLVYGLLTLIGFVSVELDFFFFNKVIPTLVLNFIFALLVSYPVRMILLQMKEEEENT
- the mreC gene encoding rod shape-determining protein MreC, translated to MPSFFSNKRLIVLLVSMITMVAVVGVSMKERPYPTWPEKFLRDTVGFFQYMTYKPARSVAGFFENINEMKVMYTENERLKENLEEHAKLMARIRDLEAQNESLQQLLDVESDLTDYQLRPAEVVMRSPDRWYQHVTINMGETHGIEPNMAVITPQGLVGRVKSVSQLSSIVELLTDGNRNINVSAIVQGQEEVQGIIEGYDVEREALNLRMVRMDAPLEEGQTVITSGLGGVMPRGLFIGEVIDVIPDDYGLTQTALVKPAANIDRLDYVYVVERDFLPELDLSEEDEEGQEDEDTQDTEEEGA
- a CDS encoding rod shape-determining protein, with the translated sequence MFSGFTRDMGIDLGTANTLVYVKGKGVIVREPSVVAINNDTGAIEAVGNAAKNMLGRTPGSIVASRPMKDGVIADFDTTATMMKYFMTQAQKRRTLFSKKPNVVVCVPNGITEVEKRAVKEATKLAGAKEVETIEEPLAAAIGADLPVWEPTGSMVVDIGGGTTEVAIISLGGIVSSQSIRVAGDEMDDAIMQYVRKKYSLTIGERTSELLKMEIGSAGEVDESLDMEIRGRDLVSGLPKTIAITAKEIASALSDTVDSIIEAVRVTLEKAPPELAADVMDRGIVLTGGGALLHNLDHVILRETGIPVIVATDPLDCVAIGTGRFLEYKFNPKSKK
- a CDS encoding DUF4321 domain-containing protein, giving the protein MPKNTIVLLILLVIGLLFGSIIGELLSPWLPFLGQAQAITWEPKADLDILKYDLFVQVKLNLASVLGLALAIYLFRKL
- the radC gene encoding RadC family protein; protein product: MSVKEQPQRMMVRDYPSEERPRERMIKEGASRLNNQELLAILLRTGTKNESVFALASRILNDLGNIRRLNEISVQELMSIKGIGEAKAVQIQAGVELGRRVAQRQAALKTIRSPHDVADYLIEKIALEQQEIFYCLYLNTKNEVVYEKPVFVGSLNASIVHPREVYKEAVKWSACSIIVAHNHPSGDPTPSQEDIRVTQRLVESGNILGIECLDHLIIGDGQYLSLKEKGYI
- a CDS encoding Maf family protein, which produces MNRHQPSKTERAHRPIILASASPRRRDLLHMLGLTFTVHPSEVEEVIQSDRSPDKVVQALAKQKAQSVASQYETGIVLGADTVVVDDQSILGKPKNEEEAIQMLSRLQGKVHTVYSGLTLIDLDHHLQKIGYRATHVTMKTMSKDQMIKYVATQEPMDKAGGYAIQGLGATFVERIEGDYFTVVGQPLSLTADYLSQAGVDILGLNDNAYNEKAEQ
- the minC gene encoding septum site-determining protein MinC gives rise to the protein MTTTKPLVTIKGTKDGLVFHMDDACSYQELLAELNDKLDTSRHHFEKGPLIEVTVHLGYRYLRHEQEQELKDMIRSKGNLVVNKIESELVTKDQIQHAKEYADVKVIPKTIRSGQVYEIEGNTLILGDVNPGGCIQASGNIYVLGALRGMAHAGYLGDEGAIISASVLQPTQLRIATIVSRPPDQWEEDEYEMEFAYIEGQQILVDKLHKLTEKRPNIIPIM